The genomic interval TAGTTCTGCTACCCGTACCTGCCCATCGCGGGCACACATGGCCAGGGTGGAGTCAGCACTGTTAGGAAGGAACTTGGCCTGTAAGACATTACTAATGTGACCACTGTCAAAGTCCAGTACTGGCTTCTGCCGCACCCAGTCCCACACTCTCACCCTTAGGTCATCACCACTACTGGCCAGCCGGGTGCCATGCTGGTTAAAGTGTACAGTATTCACACAACCCGTATGTCCTTCAAGACGATACTGCAGGCAGAAACGCTGCACAAAGGCTCTTGCCCCACAGGCCTCATAGACAAAGCGGGTACTTGAACCCAGCTGCCGTTGGCGAAGAGCAGTAACGGCCTGCCAGCGAGGTGGCGGCAGGGCAGATGTCTCTGAGGAAGTCCACTCCTCCAGCGCCCTATCCTCTAACAGACACTGCTCATGGTCGGTACCACCGCATCGTGGACACATCTGAGCCTGttcttcatcctcttcctcctctactACCTCGTCCTCTCTTAGTAAATTGTAATAGAATAGTCTTACATCAGGCGTGAGGAAACGCTCAGAGTCCTCCATGTTCTCAAGTTCGACGTCTTCACTTGAACTTTCTTGGTCAGCGCTTCGATTTTCTGTGCTGGAACCCTTTGGGAAACCACCATCACTGGTATCACTGCCATCTCCAGTCATTCTCATACTCATATCTAAGGTCGCTGTATCAATGTCTGAGGAGGCCTCCATGGCTGCTGCCGCTCCAGACTGCTCCCCTGGGCTGCTGAACAGGGTTTCAATCCCTGAGTCTTGTAAGCCATCTGCGCTGCCCTCTTGGTGCGACATCTCGTAAGATGTATGCCGTGGCCAATCTGGAGCTGGAAAATCCAGCTCCTAAAATCGCAGGCAAGATGGTTGGCCTGCCGGACGGACTGATGGTTGCGAAGGAAGTAAGCGCATGGCTAAAAGGTGCAATCTGATTGGCTAAAGGGAACAAGAAAGGATTCTGCCAAAGCACTTGTCAGTACGGGAGCCTGTGAGGTTCAAAAGGCTTCTTACCCGCTCACCTCCTCGCGGCATGCAGACTGCTCTAGTTTTTCCAGGCCCAGAGCCCCACCCCCATGGACATCTTACACCATGAGTAGCTGCGGGTTTTTGAAGATTGAAACTTGCTGCACCTTGGAAAATGTTCTTATCAGAGAACCATGAGCAAAAGTGATCCTCCTTTGGGAAAATAGGTTTTAGAAGCCACTCAGTGTTTTGCCTGAAGATAATGTACTGTATGAAATGAAGATGTAGGCAAGAACAATGAAAGTTCAGCTTAGTGTCCCACGACTGGTGACTTTTTGACACACAAGAATGATCTCCAATTGAAAAGCTTGAGGGAAAACTTGAGCGCTCTGACTGTTAGAATCGATATACAGTTACCAGGTAAACTATGATATGCATAGTTAATTGCATTTCAGATAAAGGATGAATATTTTCTATAGTATGAGTAGATCTCAAATATTACGTTAGATATATTGCcactaaaattttattcattatttatctgaaattaaattcaatatggtgtcctctatttttatttattaaatctgGCAGACTCCTTTAGTGAGAAGAGTTTAGACCTTCGGTGTAGTGAAGGCTGAAATCAACTGATCAATTGAAAACGGACATCGAAATGAGTAATTGCTTCACCTATTTGAGATGGAAGTagtacttcctttttttcttcttattccaCCAGagattctatatatttattaagaGTTACTTTGAGATACTTAGGGAACACCAACACGATTTTATGAAGAACATAAAGTATGTGATGTCACACCTATGAAAATCTTTTACATATTTCCCAAAATATGTTAGGGGCTTCTGTCGGGCCTCTAGGGAACAGAAAACAACTCTACAGAGACAGTTAAATGGCATTACTCTGCTAATTTAATAGTTTCTCTCAATGAATTATCTAAGGTTGATTTCAGTATATTTTCAAAGGGCTACAGTAAACTGCTGACTAAGAATGCCAGAATGGGGTAAACAAAAGGTTCCCTCAGAGTAGTTGCAAGGTAAAtgcaaaattgattaaaaatagaagtattcAGTCTTCTAAAGAAAGTGGATGGTTCCAAGGCCAATAGTAACAGAAAGATATGTAGAAGAGTATTCATAGCAACGTGTAAAGTCTAGCACAGCAAACTGAAAGCCACTGAAAAGGCCATCAAAAATACcatggataaataatgaaataatatgagaaGCAAGAATGAATAGACTAAAATTGAATAGGTGAGTATGGCTGAATCTTTAACACAATGATGAGTGAAAACACAATTAACGAGGATAgtcaagtattttaattttttgcaagTCTATACTGTTTTCATATGAAATACCATCACTTAAAAAGTCAAGGAAGTAATGGATTCACAATTCAGGATAATGACtgactttcaaaaagaaaagaagattgaaATCTGAGAAAGGTGCAACTTCAAAAATTGGGGGCATTATTTATATCTTACCCTGAGTTTAGGTGtccagttattatttttattatttattgcgAGGCATATCCATTTTATGTGTATGCTAAATTGCTAATTCTTTAACAGAATTCACGTGCATAAACAAGGGTTCTTGCTCAGCCATGGAACCCCAAAACAGGAAACCTAGAACATCAAACCCTAACATGCCCATAAAAGCATTATCCGGGAGAGGaagtatcttagtccattttgctTTGTtctaaaggaatatctgaggctgggtaagtTAGAAGGAAAAGTGGTTTACTTGGTTAAAAGATCGGCAGGCTGGACAAGAGGCATGGCACCAGGTTCTGCTTCTAGTGAGGAACTCAGGAAGActttaatcatggcagaaggagaagcggAGCCAGCGGGCCATGTGGTGAAAGAAGGAGCAGGAAAAGAGGAGGTTCAAAGCTCTTCTGAACAATCACATCTTATGAGAAGTAATACGGTGAGAAGTTCCCCATTACCTGGAGACAAGGCACAAAGTCATTGATGAAGGATCTACCCCCATAATCCAAACACCTGCTACATGGCCCCACTTTCAACATTGGGCATCCATGTTTATGGCCTTTAATTTTGCTGTTATTCAACTtagttcattaaaatattttattttaaacatcataTAAAGCGACTACCAACTAACGTGGGATATAGGTTCACCCTTCAGCATGATATTCCTTTAAGCGGGATTTCTTATAGGAATGTTATTTTTTGTACAGTAGTTACGATAATGTCAGATATAATGATATACACAATTTAAAGGAGATAGGCCAGTTAAGAatttgtataatataaaaataccgAGATTAAAAGTTATCCAAGTGGACAGATATATGCAAACGGGAGAGCAGGTAACAGGAACCCTTTGAATGATCAGTCAAAGGCCCAGATGCAggaattttgttttctcctccATTATAGCAAACAACGTTCACTAACAGATACAGGTCTTCCAGGTACATCTAAACGCACAGGAGTAAGTTGTGAACTGCTACCTGTACAGTTTAAAGTGGTGTAGTCGTGATCGTCCTGTGATATTCCCATCACAAGAGTAAATAGTGAACCCCATGCAAGTAGTAGGAAGTATTAGTCTTTTATCATAGGCTGGACTTGAAAATGTTTAACTCCTGacattaatatttgtaaagaggcaaggcatggtggctcatgtctataatcctagcactttgggaggctgaggtgggcatgtcatttgagatcaggaatttgagatcatcctggccaacatggtgaaaccccatctctcctaaaatacagaaaaattagccatgtgtattgacacacacctgtaattccagctacttgggaagctgaggtgtgaggattgcttgagcctgggaggtggaggttgcagtgagctgagatcataccactgcacttcagcctggttgacagagtgagaccctgcctcaaaagacaaataaaaataataataatgaatagtaaaagccaggcacggtggctcatgcctgtaattccagtactttgggaggctgaggcaagtggatcacttgaggtcaggagttcaagaccaacctggccaacacgaggaaatcccatctctgctaaaaatacaaaaattagccaagcatggttgtGTGaacgtggtcccagctactcgggaggctgaagcacaaaaatcgcttgaacttgggaggtggaggttgcagtgagccgacatcatgccactgcactctaggcagggtgacagagtgagactctgtctcgaagaacaaacaaacaatgtgTGAACAGCATATGTCCCCTTTTGCTATGTTTTCTCCAAAACTGACATGGACTTAGAGTGGGAGAATTCTGATGGTGGTTTGATCTAACAGCAAACTACTGAACTACTGTTTAAAATGTGAGAACCTTTcgaaaaaattaaccaggtgtgaaggcatgtgcctgtattcccagccactcgggaggctgagacaagcctggcccacTCCTTaggcctgggagattgaggctgcagtgagtcatgtctGTGTCACTGCACCCCTGTTTGGGTCACGgggtaagactctatctcaaaaactttttaaaaatgaaataaaaaataaagtgtgagaacctttaaatactatttatttacacactttaaaaaatggggATCATTTATAGCTTTAAGCCAAAAGGTAAAAGGGAATGCATctgaatttttatgcttttagtttTGCTGCTCTGTGGTTTCTATGGCTGTCTTAAAGACTGACACTGGTACATTGCTTTTCTTTCCCAACGCAGACACCTAGTTTGAGCACTTAGATCAGACGAAACACAAAATAGAAGAAATGCCACTCGTTTTCTCTTGGATCTTTTGAGAAACTAGCCTTAAATCATGAATTATTAAGATTTCATATTGAATGGCGGTGTTTTTATGTATGTAACTATCCAGAGAACAAATCAAATAGCTGCCTAAAACTTGCAAGTGCATGGACTTTTGGTATACTTGTGTTGGGAATCAAGAACCTTGAGCAGCAGTTCAGTCAGAGttgttccttcccttcccttcccttcccttccgtTCCCACCCgtcccctctcctccccaaacctctcctctcccatcccctcccctccccacctcccttctctccttgcccctccccacacccttCTCTCATCTCCCCTCTCcaaccccctcctcctcccctccactcccctcccttcccttgagCAGCAGTTCACAGTCAAGAGttgttccttccctccccttccctccacttcccttcacttcccttctcctttcctttcctttcatttctcctttccttttcctttttccttccctcttcttcccttcctactctcctctctcctcccctacCCCTCGCCTcccctctgctcctctcccttcgcttccctttccttcctttctcctttcctttcctttctcctttcctttgcttTGTCCTTTtaccttccctcctcttcccttcctaccctcccctcttctcccctcccctccactttcctcctcttccctaccctcccctcccttcccttcccctcccctcccttaccttcccctcccctctcctctctttccctcctctcccttccgcTCCCCTtctcacccctccccacccctccacttctctcccctccccacccctccccttcccatcCCTTCCCCTGCCTTCCCTTCAGttcctctctgcctttctctgtttctcactttctttcatctcactctgtggcccaggctggagtgcagtggtgcaatatcgactcaggctgctgtgcagtggcacagtctcggctcactactatctctgcctcccgggttcaagatattctccagcctcagtcccccaagaagctgggacgacaggcatgtgccaccacaccgggctaatgttagtattttttcttattaactttatttattttactttacgtgcatattttatctggcattcctccctatgttatccctccccaccctcccctccctcctgacCCTCTGGCCACAACTCTGGATTGTGTAAGCCACAAGCCTTCGCAGTGTCTACATGGTATCAAGTCAGTGCATGGAATGAAAGAGTGAAGGAGGTTTGGAAGCCTTCCCCTAGATCTCAGAGGATGTATGAGGAAACCTAGGTGCCCAAGAGGAAGCCTGCCGCAGAGGGAGAACCCTCACAGGGAGACTACTAGGTAAGTGCAGAGAGCAAATGTGGGGTTGGATCCCCCTCTAAGAGTTCTCCCCACAAGcacactgcctagtgaagctgtgaaaAGGGGGCTGCtgccctccagactccagaatggtataCTGATGGGCAACTCGCATCCTGAGCCTGGAAATGTTACAGGCACTCAACTCCAACCAGTGATAGCAGTCACAGGGCTGcaacctgcaaagccacagggatagagctgcccaaggccttagGGGCCCAATCCTTGACCCAGGAtgccctggatgtgggacatggagtcaaggaGATTATTTTGGTGCTTTCAAATTTAATGCCaaccctgctgggtttcagacttgcatggggcctatagccctTTTCTTTTGTCCACGTTCTTGCTTTCGAAATGGTAGTGTTTATCCAACGCCTGTACTGCCATTGTATCTTGGGAGCGAAcaacttgttttcattttataggctcataggtgaaagATGAGGCTCAGATGAAACGTAAGACTTTGAACTGGATGCTGGaacaagttaagacttttggAGACTATTGGTATGGTGTAACGGGATTTTTCAATGTGAgataaacatgagatttggggggcaAGAGGTGGAATTACATGGTTTGTAGGTTTGTCTCCTCTAACTCTAATTTTGAAATgcaatcctcagtgttggaggtgggcctggtgggtggTGTTCAGATCATGGGGAAAGATCACTCATGAATGgattagcaccatccccttggtgatgagtgagttttCATTCTGAGTTCACATGGGCTCTGGTtgttctggttgtttaaaagaatgtTCCCCACCTCCCTTGCCACCTTGTTCCCTTTTTCACCGTGCCATGTACCTTCTCTGCCTTCACCTTAAGACACTAGTAAAAGCTCCATGAGGCCTCACCAGGAGCCGAGcagatgccagtaccatgctcgCACAGCCCACAGAGCCATGAGCTAATAAAagctttctttacaaattacccatcCTCACGTACTTCTTTATAGCGATGCAACAGACAAACACAACTGTCCTAGCTATATCTTCTGGACAACTTGCTGCAGCACTTGTTGCTTTACCTTGAACTTttgtgttatggagatggcttctttccttacacacgatgaaccaacctctgctagcttaataattttcttctgcagcttgctcccctctctcagccttcacagaactggagaaagtTAAGACCTGACTTtggattaggttttggcttaCGGGAATGTTGCGGTCCCTTTGATCTTCTATGCACACCACTCAAACTTTCTGCATatcagcaacaaggctgtttCAGTTTCTTATCATTTATGTGCTCACTGCAGTAGTACCTTCAATTTCCTTCAGgaacttttccttttcattgacAACTTAGTCGATTATTTGTCACAAGATGCCTAGCTTTGGCCTATCTCAGCTTTTTACATgttttcctcactaagcttaatcatttctagcttttgatttaaagtgagaaacaTGTGACTCTTCACTTGAACAGTTGGAGGCCACTGTTGGGTTATTGATTGGCCTAATTTCCATATTCTTGTGTCTTAGGGGATAGGGAGGCCAGAAGAGAGGGAGGCAGACACAGGAATGGCTGGTGGGTGGGGCACCGAAAAATCACACAACTTCGAATAAGTTCATCGTCTTATACTGGACACAGTTCACAGTGTGCCAAAACAATTACTACGGTAACATGAAAGACGACCGATCACCTCTTGCTTGTAATCACCAGTCacctcttgcctgtaatcctagccgctcaggaggatcacttgaggccaggagttccagaccagcctgagcaacacagcaagacaccacCTCTGacaaaattttaccaaaaataggctagccgggtgcagtggctcaggcatgTGACCCCACATacctggaggctggggtgggaagatcccttgaacccaggaggctgcagcgagctatgattgccctactgcactctggcctgggtaacagaacaaggctgtctaagaaaaatgaaaagatcatCAATCAcaaatcaccataacagataaaattataatggaaatttGAACTGtggcaagaattaccaaaatgtggcaTGGAGACATGAAGTGACcatatgctgttggaaaaatggtactGATAGACTTGGTTATTGCAGAGttgtcacaaaccttcaatttgtttaaaaaaaagaagcagtattTGTAAAGCACAATAATTGCAAAACGTATTAAatgaagtgcaataaaacaaaatatacctCTACCACATGAGCTTCATTGAGAGGGAGACagcgagagagagacagagagcgagggagagaggaagacaaGGAGGATGACAAAGAGGAAGTTGCCCCCAGCCAGGACTAGGACGAGCTGGAGAGGCTGCGTCCTCGATCTGTAGGGTCACACTGAGGCCTGAGCGCTCCTGCAGGAAAGCAAGCCTTTCCAAATAATGTCTCTGTGAGACCGGAGGATCTTCTTTTCTTCCAGGCAggtttggatttggggtggattttggttttgtttccctCCTCTCTACTTTTTAAATGGTGTTCTTATCTTTAATTCACTTTCAGCCCTCACCCCTGGTTGTCATCTTTCTTGATCAACATCTTTTCCCTATACCGTCCCCTTCTTTCCCCAGATCTCTTCGCTACCCTCAAACCCAGGGATCGGCAGTGTGGACAGGAAGTCACAGGCCTGAGACTCAATCTGCTCTCCTTCCTGGAGCCTGGATCAGGCCAGGAGAAGGAGATGGTGTTTCCCCAGCCCCCCAGCACTGAGGAACAATGGGGTTCATACCACTtcacccttccctttctttcctgctcCCAGGACTGGGCCACTTCTGGGTCAGTGGACCCTAGCTCAGCTCACACTGAGAAtataagaatgtgtgtgtgtgtgtgtgtgtgaagttcaACTTCTCCCTTTAGGGACCTATAATTCCTTCTGATGGCAAAGGTCCAAGTCTAAGTAACCAGGGGTTTACTCAGTCCCAAGCATGTTGGGGAGGTTGCATCAATCAGAGTTCCATCAGAGAAACAAACACTCCAGTTGAACAAATATAAGATGATACACATATGGGGGTAATACACATATAAGCGGGGACTTAGAATAGGGTCCACGCCTTATTAAAATGTGGAAGCCGGGTAATCAGTCTCAGCAAGGCTTCTGTCTTTGCATCAGATGCTGAAACCCAAGGTCAGCAGGGTAGTCGGGAAGAGGTGATGCAAAGTAGAGGAAGCAAGGGGAAAAGGAATCCATGAGGAATGTCTGGAGCTCACAAGGACTGTCTGGGGCCCATGTTGATCTTTCACTGCCTCCAACCTCCTATTTCAATGACATCAATGCCCTTAACATAAAACtggtattcttttttatggagcCAGTGAAGAAGGAAGATATGAGGGAGAACTGGAGCAGGTGTGGGCCCAGATGCTGCCCCACACCAACAAGGTAAGCCAGGATAGAAGCAAAAATGTTCATGAGCCACAGCAGCGCCTTTCTAAGcataaagcacaaaataaatgtgGCTACTACtttacctttgcctcccaaatctTTCACCAAATGCCTCTCGTAGCACAAGCAATCTCAGAACCATTCAGGGAACTCTGAGTAAACTCTGAGTTTAGCTAAGAGAGCAGAATATAAATTCCCCACAGAGGCAGACCTTCCAAACAGCAGGTGGAAAAACAACTGCATAATTTATCTGCTTTCACTTTTGCTCTCATTGATAGCAACTATCACTTGAAATACCAAATGATGTTTTGTTAATATTATTGCTGGTATACATCCCATGAAGTTATACAAAGGGCCCGAAGCTTGGAATTCAAGTTTGTAACTCTCTTCTTATGGCCCATAAATTCTCCTTTGGGACTCTTTAAGATCCTTTCCTGACAGCAGAGCTTGGTGGGGGCTTCTTGAGGCTCTCAGACCAGAGGACAGTTGTCCTTAGCTTTGGATCTCAGTGAGCAGGAACTTTAGTTGTTATATTCCATTCTAAATTCTAATCTCATTATGCAAATTACTCTACACTTTCCCAAAAATTCCAGAGATAATATTCATCTCAAGAAGTATTACCAAAGAAAAGCCATTGCCAGGACACAGGATATTTCATTACATCCTTCTTTCCCAAGAAAAGACAGCAATGAATGGTGCAGTacagactgggcgcggtggctcatgcctgtaattccagtactttgggaggctgaggtgggcagatcacctgaggccaggagtttgagaccagcctggcccacatggtgaaaccctgtctctactgaaaatataaaaatcagctgggcatggtggcacacacctgtggtcccagctacttgggaggctgaggcagaatcgcttgaacccaggaggcaggcggagtgagccaagattgtgccactgcactccagcctgggcagcagagtcagactctgtctctaaaaaaaaaaaaaaaaaaaaaacaagaatggtGTGGTATATTCATGGGTGTTAGGGAAAATGCAATCTTCTGCATTCATTTACACaaataacacatataaaataaaaacaaatatttttattgaacagTAGCTGGATATCTAgtaacttaaatttattttaagtaaagcttaaaacaatttttaaaacaatttaaactcATAAAACAACTGAGAGAACTTTAAACAATCCATGGATGTCAAAGAGGAATTTTCTAACAACTATATCAAATGGTTATATGTaagtataaaacaatttttattgcaACAATTTTTTGAACAATTTAAACTCATAAAACAGCTGAATTTTAAGCAATACATGGATGTCAAACAAAATGTTTCTAACAGCTATATCAAACGGTTATATGCAtgtataaacaatttttattgcaACTTATtcttaaaagttaattaaaatatattttttcaaataggaGAGATGTTTATATTCCTAGCTGGCATCTTATAGGAGATGTTTGTCCCAGGAGGACTTCCTGGAATGCAATGCTGTGGGAGTTCCCATGCataaaatttcaggaaaatttaATGTGCAGAGTACACAATGTCATGTGATTGAATTCAACTTAGTTCTTACCAACTTCAGTGTACCAATATTATTAACCAATATTATTAACGTATGGATTCAGAAAATGCAGATAATCCCAGGTTATTTGCTCTGAGGGGATGAATTACCTGGGTAGGAATTCATCTACATACTGCTCTTGTTTGCCTTTTctcaggctgtgtgtgtgtgtgtgtgtgtgttaggaatTAATCTAAAtactacttttctttccttttctaagattatgtgtgtgtgtgtgtgcatgtgtatgtgtgtggccaAGTGTCAGTATTCAAATAACAAAACTATGGTTTGCTTTAGTTTCCCCCTAAAGAATAAACACATTTATGAAACTTTCAAGTCAACTTAAGAACTTGATCTTCAAAAACAAttgttaaaagatgaaaaaagtaaaaaggtaaTAGTTTTCAGAATGTTAGAAATGAGTAGATATATCTAATACGGCCAttaattttttcaacaaaattaggaaaatttaGAGGTCAACTATaagggaataaagaaaaagaggcataAATAAGTTGTGTATGCACTCATATAAGGGGTAACAGGTAACAAAAGAGGCataaagaaacagaggaaaggaatgagagacaaagaatgtgtggaaggaagaaaggaaagtcaGGAAGGAGATGGAAGAGATGGCTTTTAGCATATATTTGGAAAACtagaagacaaaaagcaaatcTATTAATCTATTGACAATTCTAAATTAGTCAAACTGAATTGTAAAGTCCAGTGTACTTAAGTGGCATCTAGCTGGACTGGATATGAGGCCTTCAAGATGGTAAGCACTGCCCTTGATCTTGGCCCTCCTCCTCAGATGTATCTGACGTGCTGGAAGCCTCATCCAACTCTTCATCTGGGAACGCAGCTCTGTGATCTCTCTTGCCAGGGTGATGACCTCTCTGTGACATCTGTtgcgtgggaggctgaagcctaTAGCTCTCAAAAATGCCAGTACGGTACAAGGTATCTGAATCTCGTTCCCGCTTGTTCTTCTTAACCACATCTTTTAACCCAGCAAGCTCAGTGGCAGCTTCAGCTGTGGGTGTCCAGatcttgacatcatgatctagGCCACTGGTCACCAACATAGGTAGGTAAGGGTGGGGTTCAAGATGGTTTACTATACCTTCTCTGTCCGCCTCCATGTACTGGATGATCTGGCAAGATGATTTCTCCCAGAAGAAGATGTGCCCACAATCACTACCGCTCACGACAAACTCACTCCTGGGGCCGTAGAACTTAACATCTTTGATCGTGATATTATTTCTGTGCCCCTTAAATCTCTTTGCATACTGAGCACCATCACTGTGAGAGGAGTTGAAGAGATAAATATCTTCATCACTGTAGCTGGCCAGGAGCTCTGTGCCATCATGGCTGTACACAACGCTGGTGATGTTTGTTGGGAAATCACAATCAACCAGATGATGAGGAGAGAATTTCTTAAGTACGCCATTGTTCTCTTTCTCATCAATTCTCCTCTGGTCATATATCCGTACAAACTGATCATCTCCAGCCACTGCAAATTGGTAGGTATTGGCAGGATTCATCGAGATTGTATACAGCCCCActctcttccccttttctcttgttACCACAATTTTTGAAGCTGGCTGGTGTTGTCTGAGGTCAATGGTGAAGACAACGGCATCTTCACCTGAAGTGAGGAACTTATAAGGAGAGTCTGGTTCCAGAGCCAACTCATAGGCAGCTCCCTTGTGCTGCACCACATGCTTCGTATTCTTGCAATATGATGCATTGATTAGTTCTGCTACCCGTACCTGCCCATCGTGGCCACACGTGGCCAGTGTGGAATCACCACAGTTAGGAAGGAACTTAGCCTGGATGCCGTTAATTTGGTGACCACTCTCAAAGTTCAGTAGTGGCCGCTGCCGCACCCAGTCCCACACTGTCACCTTTAGGTTACCACAGCTAGTGGCCAGCCGGGTGCCACGCTGGTTCAAGCATACAGTACTAGTAAAACCGAAATGGCCTTCAAGATGATATTGCAGGCGGAAACGCTGCACAAAGGCTCTTGCCCCACAAGCCTCATAGACAAATCGGGTACTTAAACCCAGCTGCCACTGGCGAAGAGCAGGAACGACCTGCCAGCGAGGTCGGGGCAGGGCAGATGTCTCTGCAGAAATCCACTCCTCCAGCACCGTATCCTCCTCTAACGGACACTGCTCATGGTTGGCAGCACCGCATTGTGAACACACCTGAGACTGttcctcttcctcatcccctCCCTCCACGCTCT from Callithrix jacchus isolate 240 chromosome X, calJac240_pri, whole genome shotgun sequence carries:
- the LOC144581103 gene encoding DDB1- and CUL4-associated factor 8-like protein 1, producing the protein MSHKEGSTDDFPDVGTESLFSPEEQSGAAAAAPEASSDIEMAAAEPSTQDGGDRRDGGFRNDASTESRSTDRESSGEDVELESLEARFLRRGGSLFYYPLPGEEEREGEEQGEESVEGGDEEEEQSQVCSQCGAANHEQCPLEEDTVLEEWISAETSALPRPRWQVVPALRQWQLGLSTRFVYEACGARAFVQRFRLQYHLEGHFGFTSTVCLNQRGTRLATSCGNLKVTVWDWVRQRPLLNFESGHQINGIQAKFLPNCGDSTLATCGHDGQVRVAELINASYCKNTKHVVQHKGAAYELALEPDSPYKFLTSGEDAVVFTIDLRQHQPASKIVVTREKGKRVGLYTISMNPANTYQFAVAGDDQFVRIYDQRRIDEKENNGVLKKFSPHHLVDCDFPTNITSVVYSHDGTELLASYSDEDIYLFNSSHSDGAQYAKRFKGHRNNITIKDVKFYGPRSEFVVSGSDCGHIFFWEKSSCQIIQYMEADREGIVNHLEPHPYLPMLVTSGLDHDVKIWTPTAEAATELAGLKDVVKKNKRERDSDTLYRTGIFESYRLQPPTQQMSQRGHHPGKRDHRAAFPDEELDEASSTSDTSEEEGQDQGQCLPS